Proteins encoded within one genomic window of Cellulomonas flavigena DSM 20109:
- a CDS encoding pyridoxal phosphate-dependent aminotransferase translates to MWRVTEHSASTTTSPRSRVSARVAAIAESATLAVDAKAKALKAAGRPVIGFGAGEPDFPTPDYIVEAAVKAVQDPVNHRYSPAAGLPVLREAIAAKTLRDSGYEVKPSDVLVTNGGKQAVFQAFAAILDPGDEVLLPAPYWTTYPEAIRLTGAEPVEVVAGVDQGYLVTVEQLEAARTPRTKALLFNSPSNPTGAVYSPEQTAEIGRWALEHGIWVITDEIYEHLTYDDAVFTPVVKVVPELADTTIVLNGVAKTYAMTGWRVGWMIGPSDVVKAATNLQSHLSSNVANVSQRAAVAALEGDLSAAHEMRTAFDRRRRTMVEMLSTIDGVVCPAPQGAFYAYPSVEGLLGRTIRGVTPTTSAELAALVLDEVEVAVVPGEAFGPSGYLRLSYALGDDDLVEGVTRLQSLLREAV, encoded by the coding sequence ATGTGGCGCGTGACCGAGCACAGCGCATCGACGACGACGTCCCCCCGCTCCCGTGTCTCCGCCCGGGTCGCCGCGATCGCGGAGTCCGCGACGCTGGCGGTCGACGCGAAGGCGAAGGCCCTCAAGGCCGCCGGCCGGCCCGTGATCGGCTTCGGCGCCGGCGAGCCGGACTTCCCGACGCCGGACTACATCGTCGAGGCCGCCGTGAAGGCCGTGCAGGACCCCGTCAACCACCGCTACTCCCCCGCGGCCGGCCTGCCGGTGCTGCGCGAGGCGATCGCGGCCAAGACGCTGCGCGACTCCGGCTACGAGGTGAAGCCGTCCGACGTGCTCGTCACCAACGGCGGCAAGCAGGCCGTGTTCCAGGCGTTCGCCGCGATCCTCGACCCGGGCGACGAGGTCCTGCTGCCCGCGCCCTACTGGACGACGTACCCCGAGGCCATCCGGCTGACCGGCGCCGAGCCCGTCGAGGTCGTCGCCGGCGTCGACCAGGGCTACCTGGTGACCGTCGAGCAGCTCGAGGCGGCCCGCACGCCACGCACCAAGGCGCTGCTGTTCAACTCCCCGTCCAACCCGACGGGCGCCGTCTACTCCCCCGAGCAGACCGCGGAGATCGGCCGCTGGGCCCTCGAGCACGGGATCTGGGTCATCACCGACGAGATCTACGAGCACCTGACCTACGACGATGCGGTGTTCACGCCGGTCGTCAAGGTCGTCCCCGAGCTCGCGGACACCACCATCGTCCTCAACGGCGTGGCCAAGACCTACGCGATGACGGGGTGGCGCGTGGGCTGGATGATCGGTCCGTCGGACGTCGTCAAGGCCGCGACCAACCTGCAGTCGCACCTGTCGTCCAACGTCGCCAACGTCTCGCAGCGGGCCGCCGTCGCCGCGCTGGAGGGCGACCTGTCCGCCGCGCACGAGATGCGCACGGCGTTCGACCGCCGGCGCCGCACCATGGTCGAGATGCTCTCGACGATCGACGGCGTCGTGTGCCCCGCCCCGCAGGGCGCGTTCTACGCCTACCCGTCGGTCGAGGGACTGCTGGGTCGCACGATCCGCGGCGTCACGCCGACCACGTCGGCGGAGCTCGCCGCACTCGTCCTCGACGAGGTCGAGGTCGCGGTCGTGCCCGGCGAGGCGTTCGGCCCCAGCGGTTACCTGCGCCTGTCCTACGCCCTGGGCGACGACGACCTCGTCGAGGGCGTGACCCGCCTCCAGTCGCTGCTGCGCGAGGCCGTCTGA
- a CDS encoding CHAT domain-containing protein gives MQPGKSTTTSAGPPRTELLAAARGLESAIDADLAAARPRIEAVVDQARRRRDPEALAWGLRARAIALRYTGDPAGAARLLGQALAVARRAGNDSLRAWVLASRSSVLLDLGRTARSRTDAAEALRIVDARRATERGLDDLHVRVRLQLAVMDHNAGRLREAEAGYRSILGEVPPDTTDAVRVANNLALVLVARTEYGEALRWAQRAVDDAVRLSPSLRSWPYLTRALIRVHTGGLADGLRDLERAARAATEAGQPPGEYYLEYAETMRELRLLPEAAAAGRRALDELVAGGDGLVVVDALVSLADTLLLLGDAAGAVENAEQARARARAQRRPGSHDRAVLIHVRARRLGGTAAPADLAAVGRAARRLERSHEMGDAADAYLEGGRLAAALGLPRRAVRHLDTAATLAQRGPLSVRLRGRLAAALAARLRGSDDGVLAACRTGLRDLARHRDTLPTMELRALASGHGAQLGELGLEVVVRRGSPAAVLRWMEQTRAAALQTAGDADPGGARGDRQDTAEAGADAASDGRTSDGAPADGTPTAGVVARRSVIVADDAQAADARRSAWLEGVVTPRGSVTRAPGPDAVRAALGTRVLVEYGRYGDRLVAVVVERTRARVVDLGEVLPDVEGTLRALVFALRRMVDPRSPAAVDAARASADLRLRRLRSVLVEPLGVGPDVELVVVPVGLLHGAPWSALHDGPVALAPSAASWLRTAGPAPVSRGQVVLVAGPGLQGAQDEVEALRGLHARVQVLGAGASRADVVVDAIAGADLAHLACHGALRSDNPMFSSVELADGPVTVQELHRAGAAPQRLVLASCHSGADVAYDGDEVLGLVSAMLSRGTRGVVASIAAVPDVEVVDLMLALHRRLVAGQTMARALHGARGEIDRGTPGGFVNWCTFSAHGAA, from the coding sequence GTGCAGCCGGGGAAGTCCACGACGACGTCCGCCGGGCCCCCGCGGACCGAGCTCCTGGCGGCGGCCCGCGGGCTCGAGTCCGCGATCGACGCGGACCTCGCGGCCGCCCGACCCCGGATCGAGGCCGTGGTCGACCAGGCGCGCCGCCGGCGCGATCCGGAAGCCCTCGCCTGGGGCCTGCGGGCGCGCGCGATCGCGCTGCGGTACACGGGCGACCCGGCCGGCGCCGCGCGGCTGCTCGGGCAGGCGCTGGCGGTCGCCCGTCGGGCCGGGAACGACTCCCTGCGCGCGTGGGTCCTGGCCAGCCGGTCGTCCGTGCTCCTCGACCTCGGCCGGACGGCGCGGTCGCGGACCGACGCGGCCGAGGCCCTGCGCATCGTCGACGCGCGGCGGGCGACCGAGCGCGGGCTCGACGACCTGCACGTCCGGGTCCGGCTGCAGCTCGCGGTGATGGACCACAACGCGGGCCGGCTGCGGGAGGCCGAGGCCGGGTACCGGAGCATCCTCGGCGAGGTGCCTCCCGACACCACCGACGCGGTCCGCGTCGCGAACAACCTCGCCCTCGTGCTCGTGGCGCGGACCGAGTACGGGGAGGCGCTGCGGTGGGCGCAGCGAGCGGTCGACGACGCGGTGCGGCTGAGCCCCTCGCTGCGGTCGTGGCCGTACCTCACCCGGGCGCTGATCCGCGTGCACACCGGCGGCCTCGCCGACGGCCTGCGCGACCTCGAGCGGGCGGCCCGGGCGGCGACCGAGGCAGGGCAACCACCGGGGGAGTACTACCTCGAGTACGCCGAGACCATGCGGGAGCTGCGGTTGCTGCCCGAGGCGGCCGCGGCGGGGCGTCGGGCGCTCGACGAGCTGGTGGCGGGCGGTGACGGGCTCGTCGTGGTCGACGCCCTGGTGTCGCTCGCCGACACCCTGCTGCTGCTCGGCGACGCCGCGGGCGCCGTGGAGAACGCCGAGCAGGCGCGTGCCAGGGCGCGGGCGCAGCGACGTCCCGGCAGCCACGACCGCGCGGTCCTCATCCACGTGCGTGCGCGGCGGCTCGGTGGCACCGCCGCCCCTGCGGACCTCGCAGCCGTGGGCCGGGCCGCGCGCCGGCTCGAGCGATCCCACGAGATGGGCGACGCGGCCGACGCCTACCTCGAGGGCGGCCGGCTCGCCGCGGCGCTGGGGCTGCCGCGCCGCGCGGTGCGGCACCTCGACACCGCGGCGACGCTCGCGCAGCGCGGTCCGCTGTCCGTCCGGCTGCGCGGCCGGCTGGCCGCAGCACTCGCGGCCCGGCTGCGCGGTAGCGACGACGGCGTGCTCGCCGCGTGCCGGACCGGCCTGCGCGACCTGGCACGCCACCGCGACACCCTGCCGACGATGGAGCTGCGGGCGCTGGCCTCCGGGCACGGCGCGCAGCTGGGCGAGCTCGGACTGGAGGTCGTGGTGCGGCGGGGGTCGCCGGCCGCGGTGCTGCGCTGGATGGAGCAGACGCGCGCGGCCGCCCTGCAGACCGCGGGCGACGCCGACCCGGGCGGTGCGCGAGGTGACCGGCAGGACACGGCGGAGGCCGGCGCGGACGCGGCGTCGGACGGGCGGACGAGCGACGGGGCGCCGGCCGACGGGACGCCGACCGCAGGCGTCGTGGCGCGTCGGTCGGTCATCGTGGCCGACGACGCGCAGGCGGCAGACGCCCGGCGGTCCGCCTGGCTCGAGGGCGTGGTGACGCCCCGGGGCTCCGTGACGCGCGCGCCCGGTCCGGACGCGGTGCGTGCGGCCCTGGGCACCCGGGTGCTCGTCGAGTACGGCCGGTACGGCGACCGCCTCGTGGCCGTCGTCGTCGAGCGGACCCGCGCTCGGGTGGTCGACCTGGGGGAGGTCCTCCCGGACGTCGAGGGGACGCTGCGTGCCCTCGTCTTCGCGCTGCGCCGCATGGTCGACCCGCGGAGTCCTGCCGCCGTCGACGCCGCGCGGGCGAGCGCCGACCTGCGCCTGCGCCGGCTGCGGTCGGTCCTCGTCGAGCCGCTGGGCGTGGGACCCGACGTCGAGCTCGTCGTCGTACCGGTCGGGCTGCTGCACGGTGCGCCGTGGTCGGCACTGCACGACGGGCCGGTCGCGCTGGCCCCGTCGGCCGCGAGCTGGCTGCGCACCGCCGGCCCTGCACCCGTGTCGCGGGGGCAGGTGGTCCTCGTGGCGGGGCCCGGGCTGCAGGGCGCACAGGACGAGGTCGAGGCGCTGCGCGGCCTGCACGCGCGGGTGCAGGTCCTGGGTGCGGGGGCGAGCCGCGCGGACGTCGTCGTCGACGCGATCGCCGGCGCCGACCTCGCGCACCTGGCGTGCCACGGTGCGCTGCGCTCGGACAACCCGATGTTCTCCTCGGTCGAGCTGGCCGACGGGCCGGTGACCGTGCAGGAGCTGCACCGCGCGGGTGCGGCACCGCAGCGGCTCGTCCTCGCGTCGTGCCACTCGGGGGCGGACGTCGCGTACGACGGCGACGAGGTGCTGGGGCTCGTCTCGGCGATGCTCTCGCGTGGGACGCGGGGTGTCGTGGCGTCCATCGCCGCCGTGCCGGACGTCGAGGTCGTCGACCTCATGCTCGCGCTGCACCGCCGTCTGGTGGCGGGCCAGACGATGGCGCGGGCGCTGCACGGCGCGCGCGGCGAGATCGACCGGGGGACGCCGGGCGGGTTCGTCAACTGGTGCACGTTCAGCGCGCACGGCGCGGCGTGA
- the nusG gene encoding transcription termination/antitermination protein NusG, with translation MSQESQEPTPGAEAELADALASVEAVEASAGDELDDTATGDEADTSDEAGDEADPDEDPVAAFKAKLRRLPGDWYVIHSYAGYENRVKANLESRTQSLNMEDYIHQVEVPMEEVVEIKNAQRKVVKRVRIPGYVLVRMDLTDESWGAVRHTPGVTGFVGHTHQPVPLTLDEVFSMLAPAIETKAPAQQAAKASSKPVEVDFTVGESVTVTDGGPFDTLPATISEINPENQKLKVLVSLFGRETPVELSFSQVSKI, from the coding sequence GTGTCGCAGGAGTCGCAGGAGCCCACGCCGGGCGCCGAGGCAGAGCTCGCGGACGCGCTCGCGTCCGTCGAGGCCGTCGAGGCGAGCGCGGGTGACGAGCTCGACGACACGGCCACCGGCGACGAGGCCGACACGTCCGACGAGGCCGGCGACGAGGCCGACCCCGACGAGGACCCGGTGGCCGCGTTCAAGGCCAAGCTGCGCCGCCTTCCCGGCGACTGGTACGTGATCCACTCCTACGCGGGCTACGAGAACCGCGTGAAGGCGAACCTCGAGTCGCGCACGCAGAGCCTCAACATGGAGGACTACATCCACCAGGTGGAGGTCCCCATGGAGGAGGTCGTCGAGATCAAGAACGCGCAGCGCAAGGTCGTCAAGCGCGTCCGGATCCCCGGTTACGTCCTCGTCCGCATGGACCTCACCGACGAGTCGTGGGGCGCCGTGCGCCACACGCCGGGTGTCACCGGCTTCGTCGGCCACACGCACCAGCCGGTGCCGCTCACGCTCGACGAGGTCTTCTCGATGCTCGCGCCCGCGATCGAGACCAAGGCCCCCGCGCAGCAGGCCGCCAAGGCGTCGAGCAAGCCGGTCGAGGTCGACTTCACGGTCGGGGAGTCGGTCACCGTCACCGACGGTGGGCCGTTCGACACGCTGCCGGCCACGATCTCCGAGATCAACCCCGAGAACCAGAAGCTCAAGGTCCTCGTCTCCCTCTTCGGCCGGGAGACCCCGGTCGAGCTCTCCTTCAGCCAGGTCTCCAAGATCTGA
- a CDS encoding MFS transporter — translation MGERLAALLPARGPARGLVWVAFVDSVGTGFFLAGSAVFYTRGIGMAPEQVGIGFAVASIVGFLLTVPLGVLSDRLGARRTLVGMHLWRAAWTAAMPFAVTFPLFLVVGTMQTIGDCGAIPASRSLVSAAAGEERTRVSAYMRSWRNIGFTVGASLTAPLLTADTWTAYASIAFANAVAYLFAAWFVARMKVTTVPRRVEGGVWRVEVPRAVRDLPYLALTVQSALLMMHVSVLSVGLPLWVAGLPGVPAALISVLVVVNTLLAASLQVRFADIGETTAAGRGAFVRSGLALALTCLLVAATRWATGSVVLVVALLLLAVLALTAGEMWEAAGSWTLSYRFAAPDREGEYMSVASLAPILQGVVGSVVLTSGVIAHGATGWVVLAGVFAVLTLTAAPLARWLERSSAVGRAARATAAVAPPGAPALVVPERP, via the coding sequence ATGGGTGAACGGCTCGCTGCACTGCTGCCCGCGCGCGGTCCCGCCCGGGGTCTGGTGTGGGTCGCGTTCGTCGACTCGGTCGGGACCGGCTTCTTCCTCGCCGGCTCGGCCGTCTTCTACACCCGGGGCATCGGGATGGCGCCCGAGCAGGTCGGTATCGGGTTCGCCGTGGCGAGCATCGTGGGCTTCCTGCTGACCGTGCCGCTCGGGGTCCTCAGCGACCGGCTGGGCGCGCGGCGCACGCTCGTGGGCATGCACCTCTGGCGTGCCGCGTGGACCGCGGCGATGCCGTTCGCGGTGACGTTCCCGCTCTTCCTCGTCGTGGGCACGATGCAGACGATCGGCGACTGCGGCGCGATACCCGCCAGCCGCAGCCTCGTCAGCGCCGCCGCGGGGGAGGAGCGCACACGCGTCTCCGCGTACATGCGTTCGTGGCGCAACATCGGCTTCACGGTGGGCGCCTCGCTGACGGCGCCCCTCCTGACGGCCGACACGTGGACGGCGTACGCGTCGATCGCCTTCGCCAACGCGGTGGCGTACCTGTTCGCCGCCTGGTTCGTCGCCCGCATGAAGGTCACGACCGTGCCCCGGCGGGTCGAGGGTGGCGTGTGGCGGGTCGAGGTGCCGCGGGCGGTCAGGGACCTGCCGTACCTGGCGCTGACGGTCCAGAGCGCACTGCTGATGATGCACGTGAGCGTGCTGTCCGTCGGTCTGCCGCTGTGGGTGGCCGGGCTCCCGGGCGTTCCGGCGGCGTTGATCTCCGTGCTGGTGGTCGTCAACACCCTGCTGGCGGCGTCGCTGCAGGTGCGGTTCGCGGACATCGGGGAGACGACCGCCGCGGGGCGCGGGGCCTTCGTGCGCTCGGGTCTCGCGCTCGCGCTCACGTGCCTGCTCGTCGCTGCCACCCGGTGGGCCACGGGGTCGGTCGTGCTCGTCGTGGCGCTGCTGCTCCTGGCCGTGCTCGCGCTGACCGCCGGGGAGATGTGGGAGGCCGCCGGCTCCTGGACGCTGAGCTACCGCTTCGCCGCGCCGGATCGTGAGGGCGAGTACATGTCGGTCGCGAGCCTGGCGCCGATCCTGCAGGGCGTCGTGGGGTCCGTGGTGCTGACGAGCGGGGTGATCGCGCACGGGGCGACGGGATGGGTGGTGCTGGCGGGGGTGTTCGCCGTCCTGACCCTGACCGCCGCACCGCTCGCGCGGTGGCTCGAGCGGTCCTCGGCGGTGGGGCGTGCGGCGCGCGCCACCGCAGCTGTCGCGCCGCCCGGCGCCCCGGCGCTCGTCGTCCCGGAACGCCCGTAG
- the secE gene encoding preprotein translocase subunit SecE has protein sequence MSDTAAAAASDAEGSATGRTERAPRRDAEKRGLFARIALFVRQVVAELKKVVRPTRQELVTYTSVVLVFVTVVMLFVTLIDLGIGKLTFLVFG, from the coding sequence GTGAGCGATACCGCTGCCGCCGCGGCGTCCGACGCCGAGGGCTCGGCCACCGGCAGGACCGAGCGCGCGCCGCGTCGCGACGCCGAGAAGCGCGGCCTGTTCGCGCGCATCGCGCTGTTCGTGCGCCAGGTCGTCGCCGAGCTGAAGAAGGTCGTCCGGCCCACGCGGCAGGAGCTCGTCACCTACACCAGCGTCGTGCTCGTGTTCGTCACGGTCGTCATGCTGTTCGTGACGCTGATCGACCTGGGCATCGGCAAGCTGACGTTCCTCGTCTTCGGGTGA
- the rplA gene encoding 50S ribosomal protein L1 has translation MPKHSKAYRAAVEKIDADRIYSPLEAVRLAKETSTTKYDATVEVAFRLGVDPRKADQMVRGTVNLPHGTGKTARVIVFANGERAEQARAAGADEVGGDELIAKVADGWTDFDAAVATPDLMGKVGRLGKVLGPRGLMPNPKTGTVTMDVAKAVSDIKGGKIEFRVDRHANLHFIIGKTSFSDVALVENYAAALEEILRLKPASSKGRYITKATLATTNGPGIALDQTKTRNLTEEDAA, from the coding sequence ATGCCCAAGCACAGCAAGGCGTACCGCGCCGCCGTCGAGAAGATCGACGCCGACCGGATCTACTCCCCGCTCGAGGCCGTGCGCCTCGCCAAGGAGACGTCGACCACCAAGTACGACGCGACCGTCGAGGTCGCGTTCCGCCTCGGTGTCGACCCCCGCAAGGCCGACCAGATGGTCCGCGGCACGGTCAACCTGCCGCACGGCACCGGCAAGACCGCCCGCGTCATCGTCTTCGCGAACGGCGAGCGTGCCGAGCAGGCCCGCGCCGCCGGCGCCGACGAGGTCGGCGGCGACGAGCTCATCGCCAAGGTCGCCGACGGCTGGACGGACTTCGACGCCGCGGTCGCCACCCCGGACCTCATGGGCAAGGTCGGTCGTCTCGGCAAGGTCCTCGGCCCCCGCGGCCTCATGCCGAACCCGAAGACCGGCACGGTGACCATGGACGTGGCCAAGGCCGTGTCCGACATCAAGGGCGGCAAGATCGAGTTCCGCGTGGACCGTCACGCCAACCTGCACTTCATCATCGGCAAGACGTCCTTCTCGGACGTCGCGCTCGTGGAGAACTACGCCGCCGCGCTCGAGGAGATCCTGCGTCTGAAGCCGGCGTCGTCGAAGGGTCGCTACATCACCAAGGCGACGCTCGCGACCACGAACGGCCCCGGCATCGCGCTGGACCAGACCAAGACGCGCAACCTCACGGAGGAGGACGCGGCCTGA
- a CDS encoding S8 family peptidase, with product MARFTGRPPGRPFADDYDARLAGRRGGPSVVAGAVRAPSPGEAYLRPLRALLTPDDADDAVRRRYEAVVDRLREGWARRGRDRLEVVQNQHQADVFPVADELLVSPETWPEIREEAEGIGLAPVPLGHDELEGRVVRLRTTPAGRDLDLRALVRRWRRDGHVVSMSYVTPLAGRPIMKPSSGAFAPQVAAFPEYVQAGPRHGEGVVVAVVDTGITAEERTDGWLTDVPRVHADDLVTHGDETNIDPLDADPADGWLDVYAGHGTFVAGIVKRVAPGAEVRMYRAVGSGGAGSELEVACALVRAVRDGAHVVNVSLGTQTLFDEPSLPLAAALDVVREIEAEREWQSVVVASAGNYGDAVPTYPAAFGRVVSVAGLTADLRPTTWSSHGPWVDFSAIGEGVVSTFVEGTQNPAFGPGTTFGPNAFASWVGTSFAAPQVAGAIARTMTELGVSGPQAVDALLAAGKPVAGFGRALHVLPGA from the coding sequence GTGGCACGATTCACCGGCCGCCCGCCCGGACGGCCCTTCGCCGACGACTACGACGCCCGTCTGGCAGGCCGCCGCGGCGGTCCGTCCGTGGTGGCCGGAGCCGTGCGCGCGCCCTCGCCGGGCGAGGCCTACCTCCGCCCGCTGCGCGCGCTGCTGACGCCCGACGACGCGGACGACGCTGTCCGGCGACGCTACGAGGCCGTCGTCGACCGGCTGCGCGAGGGCTGGGCACGGCGCGGCCGCGACCGTCTCGAGGTCGTGCAGAACCAGCACCAGGCGGACGTGTTCCCCGTCGCGGACGAGCTGCTCGTCTCCCCCGAGACCTGGCCCGAGATCCGCGAGGAGGCCGAGGGCATCGGCCTCGCCCCGGTGCCTCTCGGCCACGACGAGCTCGAGGGCCGCGTCGTCCGCCTGCGCACCACACCCGCGGGCCGCGACCTGGACCTGCGCGCGCTCGTGCGGCGGTGGCGCCGCGACGGGCACGTCGTGTCGATGTCCTACGTCACGCCGCTGGCCGGCCGGCCCATCATGAAGCCGAGCTCCGGCGCCTTCGCGCCGCAGGTCGCCGCCTTCCCCGAGTACGTCCAGGCGGGTCCTCGCCACGGCGAGGGCGTCGTGGTGGCCGTCGTCGACACCGGCATCACCGCCGAGGAGCGGACCGACGGGTGGCTGACCGACGTGCCCCGGGTGCACGCGGACGACCTCGTCACGCACGGCGACGAGACGAACATCGACCCCCTGGACGCCGACCCCGCGGACGGCTGGCTGGACGTGTACGCCGGCCACGGCACGTTCGTCGCCGGGATCGTCAAGCGGGTCGCCCCGGGAGCGGAGGTGCGGATGTACCGCGCCGTCGGCTCCGGCGGCGCCGGGAGCGAGCTCGAGGTGGCCTGCGCGCTCGTCCGGGCGGTGCGGGACGGTGCCCATGTCGTCAACGTGTCGCTGGGGACGCAGACGCTGTTCGACGAGCCGTCGCTGCCGCTGGCCGCGGCGCTCGACGTGGTCCGCGAGATCGAGGCGGAGCGCGAGTGGCAGTCGGTGGTCGTCGCGTCCGCCGGCAACTACGGCGACGCCGTGCCGACGTACCCGGCGGCGTTCGGTCGGGTCGTGTCCGTCGCCGGACTGACGGCGGACCTGCGGCCCACGACGTGGTCGAGCCACGGGCCGTGGGTCGACTTCTCCGCGATCGGTGAGGGTGTCGTCTCGACGTTCGTGGAGGGGACGCAGAACCCGGCGTTCGGGCCCGGCACGACCTTCGGCCCGAATGCCTTCGCGTCGTGGGTCGGGACGTCGTTCGCCGCACCCCAGGTCGCGGGCGCGATCGCCCGCACGATGACCGAGCTCGGCGTCAGCGGGCCCCAGGCCGTCGACGCCCTGCTGGCCGCCGGCAAGCCCGTCGCGGGCTTCGGCCGGGCCCTGCACGTCCTGCCGGGAGCCTGA
- a CDS encoding RNA polymerase sigma factor produces MSSREHLGGPYDERTTSQLVAGALTGDEGSWSEIVRRHTNLVMARVRQFRLTPQQAEDVAQTVWLNLLEHLGDLREPAALPGWISTATRHECIRVSNLQRRAIPVDPTTGRLDSQDDAELDGELLRHERHAALRAALAELPPHQRDLLLLLSTDPPPSYQEVSARLGIPVGSIGPTRQRGLARLRQTEAIRSYLSVPSGAPTGEGGHDVLALG; encoded by the coding sequence GTGAGCAGCCGGGAGCACCTGGGCGGACCGTACGACGAACGCACCACGTCACAGCTCGTGGCCGGCGCGCTCACGGGCGACGAGGGGTCGTGGTCGGAGATCGTGCGCCGGCACACCAACCTCGTCATGGCGCGGGTTCGGCAGTTCCGCCTCACGCCGCAGCAGGCGGAGGACGTCGCGCAGACGGTGTGGCTCAACCTGCTGGAGCACCTCGGCGACCTGCGCGAGCCCGCAGCCCTGCCCGGGTGGATCTCGACGGCCACGCGCCACGAGTGCATCCGGGTGTCGAACCTGCAGCGCCGCGCGATCCCGGTGGACCCGACGACGGGCCGCCTGGACTCCCAGGACGACGCGGAGCTCGACGGGGAGCTGCTGCGCCACGAGCGGCACGCCGCGCTGCGGGCCGCGCTCGCCGAGCTGCCGCCGCACCAGCGGGACCTGTTGCTGCTGCTGTCGACCGATCCGCCGCCGAGCTACCAGGAGGTGTCCGCACGGCTGGGCATCCCGGTCGGGTCCATCGGCCCGACGCGCCAGCGCGGGCTGGCCCGGCTGCGCCAGACGGAGGCGATCCGTTCCTACCTCTCGGTGCCGTCCGGCGCCCCGACCGGCGAAGGAGGCCACGATGTCCTGGCACTCGGATGA
- a CDS encoding ABC transporter ATP-binding protein: MTSTHAPAVLVEGLHKRYGAKRAVDGLDLRVEHGEIVAVLGPNGAGKTTTVETLEGFRRADAGHVRVLGEDPATAGRAWRSRIGVVLQDNHDLAEITVREVVHHFAGFYPAPRDPERVIDAVGLRPKASTRVRGLSGGQRRRLDVALGVVGDPELLFLDEPTTGFDPQARHEFWDLVERLRLDGTTVLLTTHYLEEAERLADRVVVVADGRVVAEGAPADLGGRQARRARVRWTADGVTHEEATDAPTALVARLAAHLAGPDGEVPGLQVLRPTLEDVYLGLVGGDATAASGQEEAA; the protein is encoded by the coding sequence ATGACATCGACGCACGCCCCGGCCGTCCTGGTCGAGGGGCTCCACAAGCGGTACGGCGCCAAGCGCGCCGTGGACGGGCTGGACCTGCGCGTCGAGCACGGCGAGATCGTCGCGGTGCTCGGGCCCAACGGCGCCGGCAAGACGACGACGGTCGAGACGCTCGAGGGCTTCCGCCGCGCGGACGCGGGGCACGTGCGCGTGCTCGGCGAGGACCCGGCGACCGCCGGGCGCGCCTGGCGCTCGCGCATCGGCGTCGTCCTGCAGGACAACCACGACCTCGCCGAGATCACGGTGCGCGAGGTCGTGCACCACTTCGCGGGCTTCTACCCCGCGCCGCGCGACCCCGAGCGGGTCATCGACGCCGTCGGACTGCGTCCGAAGGCGTCGACGCGGGTGCGCGGGCTGTCCGGCGGGCAGCGACGGCGGCTCGACGTCGCGCTCGGCGTGGTCGGCGACCCCGAGCTGCTGTTCCTCGACGAGCCGACGACCGGGTTCGACCCGCAGGCGCGCCACGAGTTCTGGGACCTCGTCGAGCGGCTGCGTCTCGACGGCACGACCGTGCTGCTGACGACCCACTACCTCGAGGAGGCCGAGCGGCTCGCCGACCGCGTGGTGGTCGTCGCTGACGGCCGCGTGGTCGCGGAAGGGGCGCCAGCTGACCTCGGCGGGCGGCAGGCCCGCCGGGCGCGCGTGCGCTGGACCGCCGACGGCGTGACCCACGAGGAGGCGACGGACGCCCCGACGGCGCTCGTCGCACGGCTCGCCGCGCACCTGGCGGGCCCGGACGGCGAGGTGCCCGGGCTGCAGGTGCTGCGACCCACGCTCGAGGACGTCTACCTCGGGCTCGTCGGAGGGGACGCCACCGCGGCGTCCGGCCAGGAGGAGGCAGCGTGA
- the rplK gene encoding 50S ribosomal protein L11 yields the protein MPPKKKVTGLIKLQINAGAATPAPPIGPALGQHGVNIMEFCKAYNAATESQRGNVIPVEITVYEDRSFTFITKTPPAAELIKKAAGVAKGSATPHSAKVGTLTSAQVREIASTKLEDLNANDLDAAEKIIAGTARSMGIKVEG from the coding sequence ATGCCCCCGAAGAAGAAGGTCACCGGCCTCATCAAGCTCCAGATCAACGCCGGTGCCGCGACCCCTGCGCCGCCGATCGGCCCCGCGCTGGGTCAGCACGGCGTCAACATCATGGAGTTCTGCAAGGCGTACAACGCGGCGACCGAGTCGCAGCGCGGCAACGTCATCCCCGTGGAGATCACGGTGTACGAGGACCGCTCGTTCACCTTCATCACGAAGACGCCGCCGGCCGCCGAGCTGATCAAGAAGGCCGCGGGCGTGGCCAAGGGCTCCGCGACGCCGCACAGCGCGAAGGTCGGCACGCTGACCTCGGCGCAGGTGCGCGAGATCGCGAGCACCAAGCTCGAGGACCTCAACGCGAACGACCTGGACGCGGCGGAGAAGATCATCGCCGGGACCGCGCGTTCCATGGGGATCAAGGTCGAGGGCTGA